The Subtercola sp. PAMC28395 genome segment GCGGAGGGAACTGCGCGACGCGGTGGATTCGGATCAGGAGTGTGCGGCATCCGTCGCATCGGATTCGATCGCCACGCTGGGCAGGGCGCCAGCAGCCATGATCGCGTCGATGGCTGCCGCATCGATATCGGATGCCCCGCGGTACAAGCGCTCGAAGGTGACGATGGTGCGCTGCAGGTCATGCGCCTGGATGAAAGCGAGCGAGTTGCGTTTGAACTCGTCGAGTTCTTCCTGCGGAAGACGGAGCAGGAACTCGATCCTGTCGGCGAGTTGCTGGGCGTTGCCGGGCTCGAAGAGAAAACCGTTCTTGCCGTCTTTGACGAGGTGCGGCAGTGCCATGGCGTCTGCTGCCACGACCGGCAGGCCGGAGGCCATGGCTTCCATGGTGGCGATGCTCTGCAGTTCGGCGATCGACGGCATGCCGAAGATGGTCGCCCGGGTGTAGGCGGCCCGGAGTTCTTCTTCGCTCACGTAGCCGCTGAAGTGCACGCGGTCGCCGATGCCGAGCGCCTTCGACTGGTGCTCGAGATTCTTCAGCAGATCACCGCCGCCGACGATGTCGAGCTTCACGTCGAGATCGAGGGGCAGAAGTGCAACGGCCTTGATCAGCACATCGATCTGCTTCTCACCGGTGACCCGACCGACGAAGAGAATGCGGTTGTCGGCGCGGGGCGTGAAGTCTGGGGTGTAGTTCTCGGCGTCGATGCCGCACGATATCGCGAGCACTCCGCTCAGCCCGGTGTACTTCTCGAGGAAGTCAGCGGCACTCTGGGTGGGTGTGGTCACGACGTCGGCCCTGCCGAAGGTGCGCTTCGCGGCGCGCCACGCCATGCCGACCGCCTTCACCTGCCATGACTTCGGGAGGAGCGTGAACTCGAGCAGATTCTCCGGCATGAAGTGGTTCGTGCCGATGATGCGCACTCCCCCGCGCTTGCGCGCTGCAATCGAGAGGCCCCTGCCCACGATGATGTGGGATTGGAAGTGCACGACGTCGGGGTCGATCTGCTCGAGGATGCGGTCGCTGTTCTTGTTGATGAACCACGGCTCTGCCCAGCGCAGCCAGTCGTGCGGGTACCAGCGGTAGCTCCGCAGCCGGTGAACGGTGATGTCCTGGCCGTCGTAGGTCTCTGTCCAGGTGCCGTGTTTGCGAGTGGCGGCGGGTGCGACAACGTGCACCTCATGGCCGCGGGCTGCGAGGCCGGTTGCGAGCCGCTCGGAGAATCGTGCGCTGCCATTGACGTTCGGGGAGAAGGTGTCTGCGCCAATCACGATCTTCAGGGGCTTCACGGAGCCTGCCGGGTCAGCAGATTTGTTACCGGAAGTAGCTGGCAAGTGAAAGTCTCTCTGTGGCTTGGAGGGTCTGGCCCCGACGTGTGTTGTCTCAACACGTCGTTACCGAATCGTTGCAGTCAACGCTACCCTAGTGTGCATCCGGCCGACGTGAACGTGGCCGGCCGAACACCCAGTATCGCCAGAAAGCCTCCCAAAACAAAGCCGACAGGCCACAGTCGCCGCGCCCAGGCCGCTCCAGGGTGCGTCGGCAGCGCGGCCGCCTGTGCGAGCCCGGGAGACACCGGGGTCTGTGCACGCCGCCGATAGGCTTTCTCAATGACTGTTCTTCCCATCCGGATTTCGGGCGACCCTGTCCTGCACTCTCCCGCGGCCCCTGTCACCCAATTCGACGATGAGCTGCGCACGCTCGTGGCCGACATGATCGACACGATGCACGCCGCGCCGGGTGTCGGCCTCGCTGCACCGCAGGTCGGCGTGCCACTGCGACTCTTCGTCTACGAGTACACCGACGGCGACGGCCTCGTGCACAGCGGTACGGCGATCAACCCCGTTCTGCTGGTGAGCCCGCCTCCCGTCGCCGACACAGACGACGACGCCGATGAAGAGGGCTGCCTGTCGTTCCCCGGCGAGCGGTTCCCCCTGCTTCGTTCTGCCGACGCACTCCTGACTGCGGTCGACATCGAGGGCAAACCCTTCGAAGTCCGGGCGAGCGGCTGGCTGGCACGCATCTTCCAGCACGAATACGACCACCTCGACGGGTACCTCTACGTCGACCGCCTCGAGTATCCATACTCCAAGGCCGCGACGAAGATCGCCCGCAAGCGCAGCTGGTCGGGCCCCGGGTCGAGTTGGATGCCCGGGGTCGACACCTTCGACGGCGGAGCCTGAGCAGACCGTCCGCAGCGGCCCAGAAAAAGTCGGCCGGGAAGCGGCCGCCCGGTTGCCGGCCGCGAGCTACGTGAGGGCGCGGATCCCTGCCGCCACCACGGCCGCACTCAGCACGACGACGATGAACGGGACTTTCAGCGCGTAGAGGCCGGCTGCCACGAGGACGGCGGGTACCCGGGCATCCAGAACCACCTGCTGGCCGTGGGCAAGTGTCTGCACAGAGATCAGCGCCGCGAGCAGTGCGACTGTCAGGAGATTCGCAACGCGTGCTGGTGTCGGCCGGGAGACCAGCGCGGGCGGGATGAGGTAGCCGACAAGCTTGAGGGCGAAACAGGCGATGGCGGCAAGGATCAGTACCTGCCACATGGTCATGAGGGCATCCCCTCGATCGGGGTGATCTCGGCGGTCTGGGGGCCTTGCCTGGGGCCGAGCCAGTTCGTCAGGCCGAAGAGCACGGCGACCAGGGCCGCGACGATCACGGGCAGGCCGGGCGCCAGGACGGGCGTCAGGAGCGTTGCAGCGACCGCAGCGCCCACGGCGACCGCCTGGGCCTGCCTGGCCTTCAGCCGGGGCCAGAGGAGCCCGAGAAACGCTGCTGCGGCGGCCGCGTCGAGCCCGTAGGCGCTCACATCGCCGATCAGGTTGCCGATGAGTGCACCGACCAGGGTGGTGATGTTCCAGCCGACGAAGACAACGAGGCCTGTGACCCAGAACCCGGCACGCTGTGCCGCCAGGGTGGGCTGAGCAACCGCCACAGCGACGGACTCGTCGATGGTGAGGTGAGCGGCGAGAGTCCTCGTGAACCACCCGGAGCCGACCACTGGTGACATGCGGAGCGCATAGATCACGTTCCGCGAACCGAGCAGGGCTGCTCCCGCGATCGCCGAGGGGGCCGCGGCGAGGCCGCCAGAGGCCAGCACGCCGATCAGGGCGAACTGCGAGCCTCCCGTGAACATGACGAGGCTCAGAAAGCAGGTCTGCCAGACATCGAGGCCTGCGGCAGTCGAGAGCGCTCCGAACGAGACACCGTATGCGGCCGTTGCCACTCCGACCGCCAGGCCCGCGCGCGCAGCCGACCGGGAATCAGGGCTCGAGTACACGGCTCTATTCTGCCGTCTCGACCGCACCAGGCCACGCCTTCAGACACTCAGACCGGGTTGTGTGACCCTGCGGCGAAGCCCGGTGACCTTGCTTGCAGAAAACAAAAAAGGCCGCCGGGGTGGAGCCCTGACGACCTTTTCGCTCCCCGACTTGGACTCGAACCAAGAACCTGCCGGTTAACAGCCGGCTGCTCTGCCAATTGAGCTATCGAGGAATGCTGAAACAGCTTGGTTACATTATCACGAAACACCTGTGCGCTAAATCGAGAAGCACTCATACGCCGTTCTGGCTGCCCTCGTTTGCTTCTGCGTAACTGGCTCGCGGGCAGGCTGGACGGACTGCACCCCGGGCTCCGCCAGCGATCTAGTACCCGGCCTGCGGGTCGACGACACCCAGGAATCTGCCGTCGCCGAGGAATGCGACGACGTTCTGGCGAAGACGTTCCGCGAGCAGGGGCGCTGTCATCTCGGGCGTGTCGGCCGCATGCGGGGTGATGATCACATTCGGTGCGCTCCAGAGTGGATGCCCGTCGGGCAGTGGCTCAGGATCGGTGACGTCGACCCCGGCCCCCGCTATGGCACCCGAACGGAGTGCGTCGACAAGGGCGTCGGTGTCGACCAGGCCGCCACGCGCGATGTTCACGAGAATGGCGGAAGGCTTCATCACGGCAAACTGCGCCTGCCCGATGAGGTGCTTCGTGTCGTCGGTCATTGCGGCGGCGAGCACGACGATGTCGGCGGTCGCCAGGGCCTCGTCGAGATCATCCGTCGACAGCGTACGGTCTGCTCCCGGCAGTGGTTCTTCGCTGCGGCGGACAACCGTGGTCTTGACACCGAACGGAGCCAGCAGGCGCAGCAGTTCGACGGCGATGCCGCCGGCACCCACGATGGTGACCGAGAGGCCGTAGAGGGACTCCCCTGTCGACTCGTGCGACCACGTCGTTGCCGCCAGACGCTCCGGCAGTCGCCGAAGAAGGGCAAGGGTGAGCATGAGGGCGTGCTCGGCGACAGGTTGCGCGTAGGCCCCCTTTGCGCTCGTCCAGAGCAGCTGGGGCCGGTCACAGCGCTTGAGGAGCCCGGAGAAAGCATCGACCCCCGCCCATGGCAACTGCACCCACTGGATTGCGGGATGGGTCGTGAGGATCTGCTCCAGTCGCTCGGGCTCGCTCGAGGTGAGCCAGACGATCGCCCTTGTTCCGGCGTCGAGCTCGGCGATCTGGCCGCCGCCGTCGAGCACGGCGTCCACGAAGAGGGCTCCCGGTTTCGGCAGGATGGTGATGCTCCCCGGGGTCGGTCGCCGATCACTCGCGAGTGGCACGGAATCCGTGGCCGTCACTGCGCGGTGCTGGCCAGCCCTTGGGCCTGCGGTCTCCGGCTGGTCGTAACGGGAAGTGCTCATTGGGCGCGACCGTTAGCCGCCCGGGCAAGGCCTGCGACGTACGGATGCCGCGGATCAGCGAGCACATCGTCGATGGTGCCGAGCCCCACGACCACACCCTCGTGCAGAACGATGATGCGGTCGACGGAACGCCGCAATATTTCGAGGTCGTGGCTCACGATCAGAGCCGTCGCACCGCGCTCGCGCTGGAGAGTCGAAATGACGTCGACAACTGCTCCCCGCACTGACGGGTCGACCCCTGCTGTGGGTTCGTCGGCGATGAGGAAGACGGGGTCGAGGATCAGTGACCGTGCGATTGAAACGCGTTGTCGCTGGCCGCTGGAGAGCTCGTGCGGGAGTTTCAGCGCCGTTCCGACAGGCAGGAGCAGAGCATCCAGAAGCGTGGCCACACGAAGACTGGCGCTCTTCTCGTTGAAATGCTTGTCGCGTGCGAACAAGGGCTCTGCGACCGATTCGGCGACGGTCATGTTCGAGACGAGACTGAGCGAGGAGTCCTGCGGGAGGTAGCCGACGCCGAACGTCAGGCGGTTGAACTTGCGGCCGCGAACGCCCTTGCGGAGGTCGAAGCCGAGCACGTTCAGGGTTCCTCCGACGACCCGGGCGAGCGAATCGCGTGAACCGCCGCTGCCCTGGCCAGCCGCAACGCGGGCGAGAGTCGACTTGCCAGAGCCGCTCGACCCGATGAGCCCCACGATCTCCCCCGGCTCCAGGCGCATGCTCACTCCGCGCACCGCAGTGTACGAAGGGCTGACGCTGTGTGCGGGGTACTCGATGGTCACGTCTGACGCGACCATCACTGGCTCACTCATGCACTGGCTCGCTCATGCGCTGGCTCACTCATGAAACGAGCCTAATGCTCCCCCTCGGTCACTCCGCGTGAATGGCGCGTCGATCGGCCTCGAGTTGCATGAGCTCCCGTTGAAGGGAGCGGTACTGCTCCGGAGCACCCACTGCGTCTGTGCGCTGAAGCTGCCCGAGCACTTCTTCTTTTCTCCGTACCAGGTGGCGTTCGACCAGTGACGAGGTGACGCGCCTCAGGTAGACATCGAGTTCGCGCTCTGGCCGTTCGGGGATCGGAGCTACCGCGAGCTGTTCCACCAGGGTGGTGAACTGTGGGGGCACGCGCCCCACGATCGTCGCCACCCAGTCCGGCCGCTCGTAGTCATCGATCGACACGGCGATGGCATCGCGCACCGCGGCGAGCGGTTCGCTGTTGAAGCCGACGAGGGATGCCCGTGCGAGCAGTTCCCGACCCACAGACTTCGGGTACTGGAGCATAGCCATGAGCGCATCGCGTTCGAGCCTCACCTGGGTGGTGCCAGGCAGCTGCGTCAGCGAGAAAGCGGATACCGGGGAAGCTGTCGAGTCTGAGGCCGTTGCCAGCTGTCGGGAAGCGTTCTCGGAGCGGGACGAACTCTCTGAACGGGAAGAAGCCGGCGTATCTGGCGAACTGCGCCTGCTTGCCTCAACGGCCCGCGAGACCTCCGCGACGTCGATTCCCAGCAGTCTCGCCAGTTCCCGGGTGTAGCCGGGGCGGAGCGCTGGGTCGCGAATGTCGGCGACCACAGGTGCTGCGTCGCGCAGGGCGCCTGCCCGGCCTTCTACGGTGTTGAGGTCGTAGTTAGAGAGCTTCTGCCTGATGACGAACTCGAACATCGGTTTCTTCGACGAAATCAGGCGCCGAACGGCGTCGTCGCCCTTGTTCAGCCTCAGATCGCAGGGGTCGAGCCCATCGGGGGCGACGGCGACGTACGTCTGGGCCGCGAACCGCTGTTCTTCGCTGAAGGCACGGAGGGCGGCCTTCTGGCCTGCAGCGTCGGGGTCGAAGGTGAAGACCACCTCACCCAACCCGGCGGTGTCGTCACCAAGAATGCGCCGGATCATCTTGATGTGGTCGACACCGAATGCCGTTCCACACGTAGCGACTGCCGTCGTCACACCGGCGAGGTGACACGCCATGACGTCGGTGTAGCCCTCTACAACGACGACCTGCCGCCCGCGCGCGATGTCGCGCTTGGCGAGGTCCAGACCGTAGAGCACCTGCGACTTGTGGTAGACCGGCGTCTCGGGTGTGTTGAGATACTTCGGGCCCTTGTCATCGTCGAAGAGCCGCCGGGCGCCGAAACCCACGGTCTGGCCGGTCTGGTCGCGAATGGGCCAGACCAGGCGGCCCCGGAAGCGGTCGTAGCTGCCACGCTCCCCTGTGCTCGTGAGCCCTGCAGCACTGAGTTCGTCGTTCGTGAACCCTCGGGTTCGAAGGTGCTTGCCGAGGTTGTCCCATCCCTGCGGCGCGTAGCCGACGCCGAAACGCTCTGCCGCTGAAGCGTCGAACCCCCGCTCGCCGAGAAAGCGACGGCCTTCATCGGCACCGTCGGTCATGAGCTGCTCGATGAACCACTCCCTGGCGGCTTCGTTCGCGGCCAGGAGCCTTGCCCTGTTGCTGTGATCGCTGGCCTGGCCGCCGTCTTCGTAGTGGAGTTCGAAGCCGATACCGGAGGCGAGTCGTTCCACCGCTTCACTGAAGGTGACATGGTCCATCTTCTGGAGGAAGGTGAAGACGTCACCCCCCTCACCGCAACCGAAGCAATGGTAGTAGCCCACCTGGGGGCGCACGTGAAAGCTCGGTGACCGCTCATCGTGAAACGGGCAGAGCCCCTTCATGGAGCCGACCCCGGCACTCTTGAGCGTGACGAACTCGCCGACGACATCGGCGATGTTGATGCGCGAACGAACCTCGTCGATGTCGGCGCGCCGGATGAGCCCGGCCATCAGATGAGCCCGGCCATCAGTTGAGCCCGGCCATCAGTGCCCAGGCGATTCAGCCCGGCGCTGGCTCGCCAGCGCCGGTGAAAGATCGAAGGGTGCTGCCGGTGCGAGGAGTCGCCGGTGCCAGGCCAGAGCCGACTGGTCGGTGAGGCTCGCCACCTGGTCGACGATCACCCGCTTTCTCGCGGCGTCTGAAGCTGCATCACGCCAGTCGCCGACGAACGCCGGCTCGAGGTTCTGGTCGCCGCTTGCATGAAGGAGCTCGGCGAGTTCGACCAGCAGGGCACGCTGGGTGCGGTAGATCGGCTTGCGTTTGGAACTCGACATCACGAAAGCGGCGACGATACCTTTCAGAACGGCGATCTCGACCTCGACACTGCGGGGAACCACCACGTTCGCGCCGAACCGGATCAGCTGGGCTCCGGGGTACGCCTCGCGGGTTGCCTGGGTTGCTGCACCCGCGAACCTCCCGATCAGCTGGCTGGTCAGATTCTTGAGCTTCGCCTGTGCGACCCGGCCGCCGTCCCACTCGTCGACCCAGACGTCGAGGGAGTCGAGCCTGTCGAATGCGGCAATCAGTTCTTCATAGCGGAACGATCCGCCAACCCACGATTGCATGCTGGTCACCAGCTCTTCGTGATTGACCCGGGAACCCAGTGCCGACACATCGATGTAACCGTTCAGTACGGCATCTTCGAAGTCGTGCACCGAATAGGCGATGTCGTCGGAGAGATCCATCACCTGCGCCTCGATGCAGAGCACTCTCGGGGGTGCCTCCTCGCGGAGCCACTCGAAGACCGCCCTGTCGTCGGCATAGACCCCGAACTTCTGCCGACCGCTCGCGTCACTGACCGCGTCATCGCTCGCCCACGGATACTTGCAGCTGGCGTCGAGGGATGCCCGGGTGAGGTTCAGCCCTTGACTCTCACCGTTCGGCCCCACGACTTTGGGCTCGAGTCGGGTGAGAATGCGCAGGCTTTGGGCGTTGCCTTCGAACCCGCCGATGTCTGCCGCCCATTCGGAGAGCGCCCGCTCGCCGTTGTGGCCGAAGGGCGGATGCCCGAGGTCGTGCGCGAGGCACGCCGTGTCGACCACATCTGGGTCGAGGCCGAGGCTCGACGCGAGCTCACGCCCGACCTGGGCGACCTCGAGGGAGTGGGTCAGCCGGTTGCGGGCGAAATCGAGGTCGGCCGTGGGGCTGAGTACCTGGGTCTTCGCGGCAAGACGACGAAGGGCGCCGGAGTGCAGGAGCCTGGCCCTGTCCCTGGCGAAATCGCTTCGCCTGCTGTAGTGCTCCTCGGGTAGAGGTCGCTCGGTGTCGTGGAGCGAATATCCCTCGACCGCGTCGCCGACTACCGTGGCTGCCTGCACGGTGTCAGCCACCACTGTGCTCCAATTCGGCACCGGCGAGCTCGGCGAGGCCCGGTGTGTCGAGCGAGCGTGACTCGAGCCACTTGTTCGGAAGTGCAGGGCGCTTGGGGCGACCGGCGCGACCGCGAGGCCCTTCGGCGTCGACGCCGGGATAGGGCAGGCTGCCGTCGAGGGTTGCGAGCAGGTCATCCATCTCCGACAGGCTCGTGACCATGGCCAGTGCCGTTCGAATTTCGTGACCCACCGGATAGCCCTTGAAGTACCACGCGACGTGCTTGCGGATGTCGCGGCACGCCCGCTCCTCGCCATCGTAGAACTCGGTCAGGAGCTCCGCGTGGCGGCGCAGAGCCCGCGCGACATCGCCGAGGGGTGGCTGCACGCGGGAGGCCAGGGACTCGGCTTCGGTGATCTCGCCGGCGCGAGCCCGAAAGGCTGCGGTGAGATCGGCGAACAACCATGGCCTGCCGAGGCACCCTCTGCCGACGACCACGCCGTCGCACCCTGTCTCGTCGACCATGCGGAGCGCGTCGTCGGCCGACCAGATGTCACCGTTGCCAAGCACAGGGATGCTGGTGATCGTCTCTTTGAGCTTGCTGATGGCCGACCAGTCCGCGTGACCAGAATAGAAGTCCGCGGCCGTGCGGGCATGCAGGGCAATCGAGGCGACACCGGCACCCTCTGCGGCGCGGGCCGCTTCGAGATACGTCAGGTGATCGTCATCGATGCCCTTGCGCATTTTGACCGTGACCGGAATGTCACCGGCAGCGGTGACAGCCGCTTCGACGATTCCGCGGAAGAGATCGCTCTTCCAGGGCAAGGCCGCGCCCCCGCCCCGGCGTGTGACCTTCGGTACAGGGCACCCGAAGTTCATGTCGATGTGATCGGCGCGGTTCTCTGCCACCAGCATGGTGACCGCCTCGCCCATCGTCTTGGGGTCGACGCCGTACAACTGGATGGACCTGATGGTCTCTGAAGGGTGGTGGGTGATGAGTCGCATCGACTCTGGCGTGCGTTCGACGAGGGCACGGCTCGTGATCATCTCGCTGACGAAGAGGCCCGTGCCGTACTCGCGGCAGAGTCGCCGGTACGCGGTATTCGTGACGCCGGCCATCGGGGCGAGCACAACGGGCACGTCCAGTTCGATCGGGCCGATTGTGAACCCCGGGGTGCGGGTGAGAGTGGGAAGGGAAGACATTGCTTCAATTCTCCCAGAGTTTCGGGCAGGCCACGCCGTTTTGCGTGGCCATGTGCAGAGACCCCTACAGGGTGTGTCCGGTGGAGGAATTCTCGTCGTCGATCTCCGGCACCGTGCAGACACCATCGATGCCGCAGGCCGCTGACCCGGTGGTGTCGCCCAGAAGCCGGAAGAGGGTGGAGGCCGATCCGATGCGTCGCAACGAGCCGCCGGCGTCAACGCCGGGCAGGGCCGCGACCGACGGCACTGCTGGGGATGCGGTGGCAGGTCGACTCTCCGTCATCGAGACACCCCGGCATCGGCCGCCCCCGCCGCGACGTCGACGAGGCCGGTATCCCGGCGTTCTTCGGCCAGCTGTGCGAAGACCTGGGCAAATGCCGACTCCTCCTGGGCGCCCGAGACACCGTACTTGGAGTCGAAGACGAAGAACGGCACACCCTGGATCCCGAACTCCACGGCCTGGGCCTGGT includes the following:
- a CDS encoding glycosyltransferase, with product MPATSGNKSADPAGSVKPLKIVIGADTFSPNVNGSARFSERLATGLAARGHEVHVVAPAATRKHGTWTETYDGQDITVHRLRSYRWYPHDWLRWAEPWFINKNSDRILEQIDPDVVHFQSHIIVGRGLSIAARKRGGVRIIGTNHFMPENLLEFTLLPKSWQVKAVGMAWRAAKRTFGRADVVTTPTQSAADFLEKYTGLSGVLAISCGIDAENYTPDFTPRADNRILFVGRVTGEKQIDVLIKAVALLPLDLDVKLDIVGGGDLLKNLEHQSKALGIGDRVHFSGYVSEEELRAAYTRATIFGMPSIAELQSIATMEAMASGLPVVAADAMALPHLVKDGKNGFLFEPGNAQQLADRIEFLLRLPQEELDEFKRNSLAFIQAHDLQRTIVTFERLYRGASDIDAAAIDAIMAAGALPSVAIESDATDAAHS
- the def gene encoding peptide deformylase, giving the protein MTVLPIRISGDPVLHSPAAPVTQFDDELRTLVADMIDTMHAAPGVGLAAPQVGVPLRLFVYEYTDGDGLVHSGTAINPVLLVSPPPVADTDDDADEEGCLSFPGERFPLLRSADALLTAVDIEGKPFEVRASGWLARIFQHEYDHLDGYLYVDRLEYPYSKAATKIARKRSWSGPGSSWMPGVDTFDGGA
- a CDS encoding AzlD domain-containing protein yields the protein MTMWQVLILAAIACFALKLVGYLIPPALVSRPTPARVANLLTVALLAALISVQTLAHGQQVVLDARVPAVLVAAGLYALKVPFIVVVLSAAVVAAGIRALT
- a CDS encoding AzlC family ABC transporter permease → MYSSPDSRSAARAGLAVGVATAAYGVSFGALSTAAGLDVWQTCFLSLVMFTGGSQFALIGVLASGGLAAAPSAIAGAALLGSRNVIYALRMSPVVGSGWFTRTLAAHLTIDESVAVAVAQPTLAAQRAGFWVTGLVVFVGWNITTLVGALIGNLIGDVSAYGLDAAAAAAFLGLLWPRLKARQAQAVAVGAAVAATLLTPVLAPGLPVIVAALVAVLFGLTNWLGPRQGPQTAEITPIEGMPS
- a CDS encoding D-isomer specific 2-hydroxyacid dehydrogenase family protein → MSTSRYDQPETAGPRAGQHRAVTATDSVPLASDRRPTPGSITILPKPGALFVDAVLDGGGQIAELDAGTRAIVWLTSSEPERLEQILTTHPAIQWVQLPWAGVDAFSGLLKRCDRPQLLWTSAKGAYAQPVAEHALMLTLALLRRLPERLAATTWSHESTGESLYGLSVTIVGAGGIAVELLRLLAPFGVKTTVVRRSEEPLPGADRTLSTDDLDEALATADIVVLAAAMTDDTKHLIGQAQFAVMKPSAILVNIARGGLVDTDALVDALRSGAIAGAGVDVTDPEPLPDGHPLWSAPNVIITPHAADTPEMTAPLLAERLRQNVVAFLGDGRFLGVVDPQAGY
- a CDS encoding ATP-binding cassette domain-containing protein, with product MSEPVMVASDVTIEYPAHSVSPSYTAVRGVSMRLEPGEIVGLIGSSGSGKSTLARVAAGQGSGGSRDSLARVVGGTLNVLGFDLRKGVRGRKFNRLTFGVGYLPQDSSLSLVSNMTVAESVAEPLFARDKHFNEKSASLRVATLLDALLLPVGTALKLPHELSSGQRQRVSIARSLILDPVFLIADEPTAGVDPSVRGAVVDVISTLQRERGATALIVSHDLEILRRSVDRIIVLHEGVVVGLGTIDDVLADPRHPYVAGLARAANGRAQ
- the dnaG gene encoding DNA primase, producing MAGLIRRADIDEVRSRINIADVVGEFVTLKSAGVGSMKGLCPFHDERSPSFHVRPQVGYYHCFGCGEGGDVFTFLQKMDHVTFSEAVERLASGIGFELHYEDGGQASDHSNRARLLAANEAAREWFIEQLMTDGADEGRRFLGERGFDASAAERFGVGYAPQGWDNLGKHLRTRGFTNDELSAAGLTSTGERGSYDRFRGRLVWPIRDQTGQTVGFGARRLFDDDKGPKYLNTPETPVYHKSQVLYGLDLAKRDIARGRQVVVVEGYTDVMACHLAGVTTAVATCGTAFGVDHIKMIRRILGDDTAGLGEVVFTFDPDAAGQKAALRAFSEEQRFAAQTYVAVAPDGLDPCDLRLNKGDDAVRRLISSKKPMFEFVIRQKLSNYDLNTVEGRAGALRDAAPVVADIRDPALRPGYTRELARLLGIDVAEVSRAVEASRRSSPDTPASSRSESSSRSENASRQLATASDSTASPVSAFSLTQLPGTTQVRLERDALMAMLQYPKSVGRELLARASLVGFNSEPLAAVRDAIAVSIDDYERPDWVATIVGRVPPQFTTLVEQLAVAPIPERPERELDVYLRRVTSSLVERHLVRRKEEVLGQLQRTDAVGAPEQYRSLQRELMQLEADRRAIHAE
- a CDS encoding deoxyguanosinetriphosphate triphosphohydrolase; its protein translation is MVADTVQAATVVGDAVEGYSLHDTERPLPEEHYSRRSDFARDRARLLHSGALRRLAAKTQVLSPTADLDFARNRLTHSLEVAQVGRELASSLGLDPDVVDTACLAHDLGHPPFGHNGERALSEWAADIGGFEGNAQSLRILTRLEPKVVGPNGESQGLNLTRASLDASCKYPWASDDAVSDASGRQKFGVYADDRAVFEWLREEAPPRVLCIEAQVMDLSDDIAYSVHDFEDAVLNGYIDVSALGSRVNHEELVTSMQSWVGGSFRYEELIAAFDRLDSLDVWVDEWDGGRVAQAKLKNLTSQLIGRFAGAATQATREAYPGAQLIRFGANVVVPRSVEVEIAVLKGIVAAFVMSSSKRKPIYRTQRALLVELAELLHASGDQNLEPAFVGDWRDAASDAARKRVIVDQVASLTDQSALAWHRRLLAPAAPFDLSPALASQRRAESPGH
- the dusB gene encoding tRNA dihydrouridine synthase DusB, producing MSSLPTLTRTPGFTIGPIELDVPVVLAPMAGVTNTAYRRLCREYGTGLFVSEMITSRALVERTPESMRLITHHPSETIRSIQLYGVDPKTMGEAVTMLVAENRADHIDMNFGCPVPKVTRRGGGAALPWKSDLFRGIVEAAVTAAGDIPVTVKMRKGIDDDHLTYLEAARAAEGAGVASIALHARTAADFYSGHADWSAISKLKETITSIPVLGNGDIWSADDALRMVDETGCDGVVVGRGCLGRPWLFADLTAAFRARAGEITEAESLASRVQPPLGDVARALRRHAELLTEFYDGEERACRDIRKHVAWYFKGYPVGHEIRTALAMVTSLSEMDDLLATLDGSLPYPGVDAEGPRGRAGRPKRPALPNKWLESRSLDTPGLAELAGAELEHSGG